The following are encoded in a window of Colletotrichum lupini chromosome 3, complete sequence genomic DNA:
- a CDS encoding RNA binding protein — protein sequence MADKLDRSLDEILGEKVRKPAALRATALATTVETVEVPPEDANANARNILATALERLNDPPPSSSRSTTTTAQLSLTGVAVLRYSPSVTSLETSIGISTQNELPSEWVHDRFEEHAEQTIAVRRPLDGDATSLSKGKDSSSSKIRVENIHYELTPDDLEELFNRIGPVAKLDLKYDRAGRSEGVAFVTMESREDALDAIKQFDGANANGQPIKLSIIGGGAGGRSRNPFDSAVMPGRPLAERISAPGGRSRSMSPGRRYDVDEAAERGIDRYVPGSRGNRSRSPMPRRRGNGGGGGGRRPGARREGGRDGGRDGGRDGGRDQEGGRGGRSGRDGRTRKTQEELDAEMADYFGGGNSGEAAPQPNGGAAAAAVPATNDDIDMIE from the exons ATGGCGGACAAGCTGGACCGCAGCCTTGACGAGATCCTTGGCGAGAAGGTAAGGAAACCCGCAGCCTT AAGAGCGACGGCCCTCGCAACAACCGTGGAAACGGTAGAGGTGCCCCCCGAAGACGCGAACGCGAACGCCAGGAATATCCTCGCGACGGCGTTAGAAAG GTTGAATGACCCTCCTCCCTCCTCATCCCGGTCGACCACGACTACCGCGCAGCTTTCG CTAACAGGTGTCGCCGTCCTGCGATACAGTCCTTCCGTGACGAGCCTAGAAACCTCGATAGGTATTTCCACGCAGAATGAACTCCCAAG TGAATGGGTTCACGATCGATTCGAAGAGCACG CGGAGCAGACAATCGCCGTGCGCCGGCCCCTCGACGGAGACGCGACGAGCCTGAGCAAAGGCAA AGATTCGAGCAGCTCGAAAATCCGCGTCGAGAACATCCACTACGAGTTGACTCCTGACGACTTGGAA GAATTGTTTAACAGAATCGGCCCTGTCGCGAAGTTGGATCTCAAGTATGATCGCGCTGGTCGCTCGGAGGGCGTTGCCTTCGTCACGATGGAGTCCCGCGAGGATGCTTTGGACGCGATCAAGCAGTTTGACGGTGCTAATGCTAACG GCCAACCCATCAAACTGTCAATCATTGGCGGTGGAGCCGGCGGTCGATCTCGCAACCCCTTTGACTCGGCGGTGATGCCGGGCCGTCCACTTGCAGAGCGAATCTCTGCTCCCGGCGGTCGCTCGAGATCCATGTCCCCTGGACGAAGATACGATGTCGACGAGGCTGCTGAGAGAGGCATTGACAGATACGTCCCCGGAAGCCGTGGAAACCGTTCGCGAAGCCCTATGCCCCGCCGGCGCGGAAAcggtggcggtggtggcggACGCAGACCTGGAGCTCGCAGAGAAGGCGGTAGAGATGGTGGCAGAGACGGTGGTAGAGATGGCGGCAGAGACCAAGAAGGTGGAAGAGGTGGCCGCTCGGGTAGAGACGGGCGTACTCGGAAGACACAGGAGGAACTGGATGCCGAGATGGCTGACTACTTTGGCGGAGGCAACTCCGGAGAGGCTGCGCCTCAGCCGAACGGtggcgctgccgctgccgcggTCCCCGCCACGAACGATGATATCGATATGATCGAGTAA
- a CDS encoding ubiquitin-conjugating enzyme has product MARDGTKWNANGVRTMRMMLARCRTEPGVESRRGKPRLNPRDPPRYPVASQGTSHWHPGEAGERGSATAKLSPQSKKIINSYSYSQLAPRIYSNTVVNHINSYAITYQLTVFPPLLATHKLQEPISRTTGPPPSVRPSVHPSRAQPGLQAGDRNPNLSKMSWRIQNLPDSQTNPSGAAPGGGGERDRGSKKSKSKSTSDGRGAIKRLIKELDVWRSEKKEERGIERLGPVDDEDLLTWEAVVNGRGIGNGYDEGRWLLHIQIPTDYPIRPPTIRFATPVVHANIALQTGEVCLDLLKDAWTPAYSVLESVRAVRTLLAYPETDSPLNVDVAALLRGGDVLGTRALVEFWCRDDEGRYDGPLEAAYLLKGENLGWISAAAYVFGLYNCSEKLTLRYNIICALSNAADILLNPRFVTAPPSRFLAARRCFSSYTLKKPMLIPPIFHQAPRFVYVVCCVKCTAENARCPTPPPPFPIRRKWNAIMFWQDTKERG; this is encoded by the exons ATGGCACGAGACGGAACAAAATGGAACGCAAACGGCGTACGGACGATGCGGATGATGTTGGCCAGATGCCGGACTGAACCCGGAGTCGAGAGCCGGCGTGGGAAACCTCGGCTGAACCCACGGGACCCACCTAGGTATCCTGTCGCGTCACAAGGTACGTCTCATTGGCACCCTGGGGAAGCTGGAGAGCGTGGCTCGGCTACtgctaag CTTTCCCCCCAATCCAAAAAGATTATCAACAGCTATTCATACAGCCAGCTTGCTCCGAGAATCTACTCGAACACTGTCGTGAACCACATCAACTCATACGCGATTACGTACCAATTGACCGTCTTCCCTCCCTTACTTGCGACCCATAAGCTCCAGGAGCCTATCAGTCGAACCACAGGTCCTCCCCCCTCCGTCCGTCCGTCCGTCCATCCATCGCGCGCGCAGCCCGGATTGCAAGCAGGAGACAGGAATCCCAACTTGTCGAAGATGTCGTGGCGCATTCAGAACCTGCCCGATTCCCAGACGAATCCCTCGGGCGCGGCGCCAGGAGGCGGAGGAGAACGAGACCGTGGCAGCAAGAAGTCAAAGTCAAAGTCCACGTCGGACGGGCGCGGCGCGATCAAGAGGCTCATCAAGGAACTCGACGTGTGGCGgtcggagaagaaggaggagaggGGCATCGAGAGGTTGGGCCCCGTCGACGATGAGGATCTGTTGACGTGGGAGGCTGTTGTCAACGGGCGGGGGATCGGGAACGGGTATGATG AGGGCCGCTGGCTCCTACACATCCAGATCCCGACAGACTACCCCATCCGCCCGCCGACGATACGCTTCGCGACGCCCGTGGTCCACGCCAACATTGCGCTGCAGACGGGCGAGGTCTGCCTCGACCTGCTCAAGGACGCCTGGACGCCCGCCTACAGCGTCCTCGAGAGCGTGCGCGCCGTGCGCACGCTGCTCGCCTACCCGGAGACGGACTCGCCGCTCAACGTCGACGTCGCGGCGCTGCTGCGCGGCGGGGACGTGCTGGGCACGCGCGCGCTCGTTGAGTTTTGGTGCCGCGATGACGAGGGGCGGTATGATGGGCC CTTGGAGGCGGCATA TCTTCTAAAGGGAGAGAATTTGGGTTGGATTTCAGCAGCGGCTTATGTTTTTGG ATTGTATAATTGCAGCGAGAAGCTCACTTTGAGATACAATATCATTT GTGCTCTCTCTAATGCCGCGGATATCTTGCTCAACCCACGATTCGTCACCGCACCCCCCTCTCGATTCCTCGCGGCGCGTCGTTGTTTTTCATCTTACACCCTCAAGAAGCCAATG CTAATCCCTCCGATATTCCACCAGGCTCCCAGATTTGTTTATGTAGTTTGCTGTGTGAAATGTACTGCAGAGAACGCCCGTTGCCCAACCCCCCCGCCGCCATTTCCCATCCGAAGAAAGTGGAACGCAATTATGTTTTGGCAAGATACGAAAGAAAGGGGGTAA
- a CDS encoding cell wall proline rich protein yields MATTVGPESMMIATSTQVLDEPSMQAISLPVMLDNSTSSTSSFSGPHSPRTMPPLPNPPFVFPARPSSASAPSSFSRATGRRPLSAIEIQDRSTFNMNSEAADRPSRSPALPNFTFNPGASLSPDTSLLLSPPLSPPPVSPRLAASPARPTGVGHRRGGSEFVGGSIRSGDSITVTGTSPTRSESGFASPNFQLPPKPPGGRGHKHRRSAALSSHDLSLIVQPSASGNLRGNSAPTSPAEFDRRLDHHNAGLVEKTLKGVESEPVLRVPRELTRPVTADSGSSSGRASPAARPVTRARVGFSDTLEFIPRPLSMVSSDTSSTVTARPGGHSVSGSISSIISIPTTTTHVETEPIIPLVLTPSRQNNESRPSTAGAVLERSQSIQSVGASPRRRNSIPTLINVPEAGSVGPPMPSPTKTPKRWSFFGLDPFNATASPLRTRPVSSSSSDSGSKPTSSSSSSTSEPNSESVGFSEFSDHAGQRADGKKSKKKKKVKNWAGSILARKSKPRNKKCKDLDLTGDSARQFETIEQKDEPLTLLMEPEVNVEPVTPTLMVTDTSSQPQSLQEWKPRSASAQDDTSFPMIDLDAALGPFNTPLANNPEWDAAQKAAASTKRQLHSAQGMKGFSGPGMHYHRRAESAPEMVPFDVGRFGIHRFGSSSTMADVFEEDEEDDEHPGKCASLYTSSRANRGDFNDSAESSGDEATPPAVNKVQQPILDDISISGPDGSISRDQVTGTDAPKVEAKMSAETAPIPLQEDVIVEEPFAQIPEFRTGSIFNEKAESTGSATPSPRRILASKDLAPVDVSPLHLPTASHVPVSPYSMSHASSFPSPRSPMSYDAQRISTAPSSVNEENDFQSLLLGEPGPEVRLSVDIPSLTSSHSTMTRDSSFATSSQLRQEPIRPDQQRPVSVSSAAFGRRRSSLASLSRLISSSHGERSKLSMEVSYDGEGDKKHKSSKSKRLSRMMRFWKPSKEEAAS; encoded by the coding sequence ATGGCAACCACTGTCGGACCTGAGAGTATGATGATAGCCACAAGTACACAGGTTTTGGACGAGCCCTCGATGCAAGCGATTTCTCTTCCAGTAATGCTGGATAATTCTACTTCCTCAACATCATCATTCTCCGGACCACACTCTCCACGAACGATGCCTCCACTACCAAACCCACCATTCGTCTTCCCGGCAAGGCCCTCTTCGGCCTCTGCACCGTCATCCTTCTCGAGAGCAACTGGGCGACGTCCGCTGTCCGCCATCGAAATCCAAGACCGATCGACCTTCAACATGAACTCAGAAGCAGCAGATCGGCCGTCAAGATCACCCGCGCTTCCCAACTTTACCTTCAATCCCGGCGCTTCGTTGTCTCCAGATACATCCCTCTTGCTTAGCCCGCCTCTATCCCCTCCGCCTGTGTCCCCGAGACTAGCGGCATCACCTGCAAGACCAACTGGAGTTGGACACAGGAGAGGAGGGAGCGAGTTTGTAGGAGGAAGCATCCGTTCTGGAGATTCCATTACCGTAACTGGCACAAGCCCAACGAGATCCGAGAGTGGTTTTGCGTCCCCAAACTTCCAATTGCCCCCGAAGCCTCCGGGCGGTCGTGGCCACAAACACAGACGCTCTGCTGCGCTCTCAAGCCATGACCTATCTCTCATTGTCCAGCCTTCAGCGTCCGGTAACCTTAGGGGCAACAGTGCTCCTACAAGCCCGGCTGAATTTGATCGGCGTTTAGACCATCACAATGCGGGTCTGGTCGAGAAGACTCTGAAGGGTGTTGAATCCGAACCAGTCCTCAGAGTGCCCAGAGAACTTACCAGGCCAGTCACCGCAGATTCGGGTTCATCAAGTGGCAGGGCTTCTCCCGCAGCCAGGCCAGTCACGCGTGCTCGTGTTGGGTTCTCTGATACCCTCGAGTTCATCCCACGCCCGCTATCAATGGTGTCAAGCGATACTTCTAGCACAGTTACAGCTCGACCCGGAGGGCATTCGGTATCTGGAAGCATTTCGTCCATCATTTCCATCCCAACGACAACTACACATGTGGAGACCGAGCCTATTATTCCTCTGGTACTTACACCTTCTCGCCAGAACAACGAGTCCAGGCCTAGCACTGCTGGGGCGGTTTTGGAACGATCCCAGAGCATCCAATCAGTCGGGGCATCGCCAAGGAGGAGAAACTCCATCCCTACCCTAATCAACGTGCCTGAAGCAGGCTCTGTCGGCCCCCCGATGCCTAGTCCAACCAAGACTCCCAAGAGGTGGTCATTCTTCGGATTGGACCCTTTCAACGCAACTGCGTCACCACTCCGCACGAGACCCGTGAGCTCGAGTTCTTCAGATTCTGGATCCAAGCCAACCAGCTCATCTTCCTCATCAACCTCAGAGCCCAACTCGGAATCGGTTGGCTTCTCAGAATTTTCGGACCACGCCGGCCAGAGAGCAGACGGCAAGAAgtccaagaagaagaagaaggtcaAGAACTGGGCCGGATCAATTCTAGCACGAAAGAGTAAACCGCGGAACAAGAAGTGCAAAGACCTGGATCTCACGGGCGATTCTGCCCGCCAGTTCGAGACAATCGAGCAGAAGGATGAACCCCTCACACTCTTGATGGAACCGGAAGTGAACGTCGAACCGGTCACACCTACACTCATGGTGACGGATACATCCAGCCAACCTCAGAGCTTACAAGAATGGAAGCCGCGCTCTGCCTCGGCCCAAGACGACACATCTTTCCCCATGATTGATCTGGATGCTGCGCTGGGTCCTTTCAACACGCCTCTTGCGAATAACCCTGAATGGGACGCCGCCCAAAAAGCCGCAGCCTCCACCAAGCGCCAGCTGCACAGCGCACAGGGTATGAAAGGCTTCAGCGGGCCAGGAATGCACTACCACCGTCGCGCTGAAAGCGCCCCTGAGATGGTACCATTCGATGTGGGCCGATTTGGCATACATCGTTTTGGCAGCAGCTCGACAATGGCCGACGTATTCGAGGAGGAcgaagaagacgacgagCACCCTGGCAAGTGCGCATCACTGTACACGAGCAGTCGTGCCAACAGAGGCGATTTCAACGACAGTGCGGAATCCTCTGGCGACGAGGCGACACCGCCCGCTGTCAACAAAGTCCAGCAGCCCATTCTTGACGATATTTCTATCAGCGGCCCTGATGGCAGCATCAGCCGTGATCAGGTCACTGGTACGGACGCACCGAAAGTAGAAGCCAAGATGAGCGCGGAGACAGCGCCCATTCCCCTGCAAGAGGACGTCATTGTTGAAGAGCCCTTTGCCCAGATCCCCGAGTTCCGTACCGGTTCCATCTTCAACGAAAAAGCAGAGTCTACTGGTTCCGCAACCCCGTCTCCGCGCAGAATTCTCGCCAGCAAGGACTTGGCCCCTGTCGACGTTAGTCCCCTCCACCTGCCGACTGCTTCGCACGTTCCCGTCAGCCCCTATTCAATGAGCCACGCCTCATCCTTCCCATCACCCCGTTCGCCCATGTCATATGACGCTCAGCGGATTTCTACGGCACCATCTTCAGTCAATGAGGAGAACGACTTCCAATCTCTACTTCTCGGGGAGCCGGGCCCAGAAGTCAGGCTTTCCGTAGATATACCGTCATTGACCTCCAGTCACTCGACCATGACAAGGGACAGCTCCTTTGCCACCAGCTCTCAATTGAGACAGGAGCCCATACGACCCGACCAACAGCGGCCGGTCTCAGTATCTTCAGCAGCATTCGGGCGGCGGCGATCCAGCCTTGCCAGTCTGAGTAGACTTATCAGCAGTTCTCATGGGGAGCGAAGCAAGCTATCAATGGAGGTCTCATACGATGGCGAGGGTGACAAGAAGCACAAGTCCAGCAAATCGAAACGACTCAGCCGGATGATGCGATTCTGGAAGCCCAGCAAAGAGGAGGCCGCATCCTAG
- a CDS encoding PX domain-containing protein, with product MASTSQEQPQNGAAVDPAQAPVTRELPLRSKSNMSIPPPGQSLTGKQEHYLKRELVSEQVKYEISELNSPTALKRFGAPFKSDVGEVSPLDSELPILRYIFVHHVRDFPFLDKAREKEFWQDKLQVFLESFATKNISSSEDRLEETKRRKLAIKCQKLVELMMVSGCKTSSGFEERIRFSEIEVVDSNAIDTGVMHALPEGNYINGWDVNIAAVRITSERKTIRSHKHAEFIMRIHRKGELEFFIGRRYSDFARLHKRLRLELPGKVLPTLPKKNKSDTTTTGLFSSLTGGGSPDSSASSVSSVSTMMTGLTPHEKDTHSKLSVLGDSTTSGRNSPRVSTDSRPKSPLPFLGGKKNEQVTLWRESQRVSLRAFIRTLLSNPQIAQTKAMEEFLTRDQITPTDADIDDIERRKAVDAMRVEEQKKFYEVARKRAAELDIYMEEFRQEIVERNGLTSLFKEIKEKETIQDLSIQYRKFAEWLRIEVAATIYHLFLAEDNSPELFAQAKRIHSLIPYTVIKNVIRIANPAAVMSGVLDVFLAQPFGTRSLLQRIFSLTLNDGIKSFQKSIDTLGAKIGDAAFTGKLKMYTEAEEHIKLAIREEATAEDIDLIVVILRSDYLEPGLTSEQIGRLYNAYVAFNNAVENIDEELKQGAQLFSYLKQYLKLCTRQHDKAMMLQLVEQPVTLQLFRDLFSIFYEPLVRVYKSANVYSSVTDFAVFIDDMIQVVEKCQEQDASADPNQTVQAFIDLCQRHEHNFYKFVHEVHTHDNGLFDQLMGWIEDILEFLRKGPKNGTLNVNALFEGGVSSGAIDKAKVIDEVNQLIAWQEARKKWHHDKTRQKMAAEGNGGPDLVPTGFSSSDFGLDQMDLEDMAYDDEDGDEEDEAEEEDELDPIEAERRRRAKRRDRLRRSAGEPAKPPVSEVHKLKDNFLVMLREVLAQ from the exons ATGGCTTCGACATCCCAAGAACAACCGCAGAATGGCGCTGCTGTAGACCCAGCCCAAGCCCCGGTCACCAGGGAGCTTCCCCTTCGTTCAAAGAGCAACATGTCTATTCCCCCGCCGGGCCAGTCCCTGACAGGAAAGCAAGAGCATT ACCTCAAGCGCGAGCTCGTTTCCGAGCAAGTCAAGTACGAAATCTCGGAGCTCAACTCCCCCACGGCTCTCAAGCGATTTGGCGCCCCCTTCAAATCCGACGTTGGAGAGGTATCCCCCCTCGACTCGGAGCTCCCCATCCTCCGCTACATCTTTGTACACCATGTTCGCGATTTCCCTTTCCTCGACAAGGCCAGAGAGAAGGAGTTTTGGCAAGACAAGCTCCAAGTA TTCCTAGAATCTTTTGCGACGAAGAATATTTCATCCTCCGAAGACAGACTCGAAGAGACCAAGCGGCGCAAGTTGGCTATCAAATGTCAAAAGCTCGTTGAGCTGATGATGGTGTCTGGTTGCAAGACTTCGTCCGGCTTTGAGGAGAGGATACGCTTTTCCGAGATCGAGGTCGTCGACAGCAATGCCATCGACACGGGCGTCATGCATGCCTTGCCGGAAGGCAACTACATCAATGGCTGGGATGTGAACATCGCTGCCGTTCGAATCACGTCGGAGAGGAAGACTATTAGATCTCACAAGCATGCC GAGTTCATTATGCGCATTCACCGAAAGGGCGAGCTCGAGTTCTTCATCGGTAGAAGATATAGCGATTTCGCCAGGTTACATAAGAGACTACGCCTCGAATTGCCGGGCAAGGTTCTGCCCACTCTGCCGAAGAAGAACAAGTCGGATACGACGACTACGGGTCTGTTCTCTTCTCTGACGGGAGGTGGAAGCCCGGATTCTTCTGCCTCCTCGGTGTCGTCTGTTTCGACCATGATGACTGGTCTTACTCCTCACGAAAAGGACACCCACTCCAAGTTGTCGGTGCTAGGTGA CTCCACTACTTCAGGTCGCAACTCGCCTCGCGTGTCAACAGACAGCAGGCCCAAGAGCCCCCTGCCATTCCTCGGAGGAAAGAAGAACGAACAAGTGACGCTGTGGCGTGAAAGCCAGCGTGTCTCTCTCAGAGCTTTCATTCGCACACTGCTCTCGAACCCCCAGATTGCGCAAACAAAGGCTATGGAGGAATTCCTCACCAGGGACCAGATCACGCCGACGGATGCCGATATCGACGATATTGAACGGAGAAAGGCAGTCGATGCGATGCGTGTGGAAGAGCAAAAGAAGTTTTACGAGGTGGCAAGGAAACGCGCTGCCGAGCTCGACATCTACATGGAGGA ATTCCGTCAAGAGATTGTCGAGCGCAACGGTCTTACGTCACTGTTCAAGGAgatcaaggagaaggagaccaTCCAGGACCTGAGCATTCAGTACCGGAAGTTCGCCGAGTGGCTCCGGATAGAGGTCGCAGCTACGATTTACCACCTGTTCCTTGCAGAAGACAATTCTCCCGAGCTTTTCGCCCAAGCCAAGAGGATCCACTCGCTCATTCCTTACACCGTCATCAAGAACGTTATCAGAATTGCGAACCCGGCTGCTGTCATGTCCGGTGTCTTGGACGTGTTCCTGGCGCAACCTTTCGGCACCCGATCTCTTCTTCAGCGCATCTTCTCATTGACCCTCAATGACGGCATCAAGAGCTTCCAAAAGTCTATCGACACGCTCGGCGCTAAGATCGGCGATGCGGCCTTTACTGGCAAGCTGAAGATGTATACCGAAGCCGAGGAGCACATCAAACTCGCAATTAGGGAAGAAGCGACTGCTGAAGATATTGACTTGATTGTCGTGATCCTCCGCTCGGATTACCTTGAGCCTGGTCTCACCTCGGAACAGATTGGCCGACTCTACAACGCCTACGTCGCTTTCAACAACGCTGTTGAGAACATTGACGAGGAGTTGAAGCAGGGTGCTCAGCTGTTCTCGTACCTCAAGCAGTACCTGAAGCTTTGCACAAGACAGCATGACAAGGCCATGATGTTGCAGTTGGTGGAGCAGCCGGTCACACTTCAGCTTTTCAGAGATCTCTTCAGCATCTTCTACGAACCCCTTGTTCGGGTCTACAAGTCGGCAAACGTTTACAGCAGTGTCACGGACTTTGCTGTGTTCATTGACGACATGATTCAG GTTGTTGAGAAATGCCAAGAGCAGGACGCATCGGCGGACCCGAACCAGACCGTCCAGGCCTTCATTGATCTCTGCCAGAGACATGAGCACAACTTCTACAAGTTTGTGCACGAGGTCCACACACACGACAACGGTTTGTTTGACCAGCTGATGGGCTGGATTGAGGACATTTTGGAGTTCTTGAGGAAGGGTCCCAAAAACGGCACCTTGAATGTCAATGCGCTCTTCGAGGGAGGTGTTAGCTCCGGTGCCATCGATAAGGCCAAGGTCATCGATGAGGTTAACCAACTCATTGCATGGCAAGAAGCCAGGAAGAAGTGGCATCACGACAAGACGAGACAAAAGATGGCGGCCGAAGGAAACGGAGGTCCCGACTTGGTACCCACTGGTTTCTCTTCTTCCGACTTTGGCCTCGACCAGATGGACTTGGAGGACATGGCGTATGACGACGAGGACGGGGATGAGGAAGAtgaggcggaggaggaggacgagcTCGACCCTATCGAGGCcgagcgccgccgccgggccAAGAGACGCGATAGACTCCGTCGGAGCGCCGGCGAGCCGGCCAAGCCGCCCGTGTCCGAGGTTCACAAGCTCAAGGATAACTTCCTTGTCATGTTGCGCGAGGTTCTTGCCCAGTAA
- a CDS encoding Cgr1 family protein, whose product MSAAEPQAATAAVDKPLGMRKNGKQWHETKKAFRPTSGLTSYEKRAKERVAMAAMKAKEKEMKDEKEAERKQKVQAIKDRRAAKEEKERYEKMAEKMHKKRVERLKRKEKRNKLINS is encoded by the exons ATGTCTGCTGCGGAGCCCCAAGCTGCTACTGCCGCTGTCGACAAGCCGCTTGGCATGCGAAAGAATG GCAAGCAATGGCACGAGACGAAGAAGGCATTTAGGCCGACGTCAGGCCTGACTTCCTACGAGAAGCGCGCCAAGGAGCGCGTCGCAATGGCGGCGATGAAGGCtaaggagaaggagatgaAAGACGAGAAGGAGGCAGAGCGCAAG CAAAAAGTCCAGGCTATCAAGGACAGAAGAGCCGCCAAGGAAGAGAAGGAGCGATACGAGAAGATGGCCGAGAAGATGCACAAGAAGCGTGTAGAAAGACTCAAGAGGAAGGAGAAGCGAAACAAGCTCATCAATTCATGA